Proteins encoded within one genomic window of Terriglobus sp. TAA 43:
- a CDS encoding carboxypeptidase regulatory-like domain-containing protein, giving the protein MNTPRGLWCTVALVSPLLLISASVHAQSSFGQISGVITDQTGADIPNANISITSVTTQVTRTAISDSGGSYIVTNLPIGEYVISVKQSGFREAKQSNVTITADAKVTSNFSLQLGQLSEVVEVQGGAIETLNTTSGEVSRVIDAKQVENLALNGRNYTQLLTLVPGAVVTNPDIFAVTTSLASNNQTINGNRSDSNNLTVDGAYNQVAGSNGSLMNNVGADFISEVKINTSNSSAEYGRTQGPTFNIVTKSGTNAFHGGAFEFHRNNYLDATNYIARKKTQLIYNDFGFFVGGPILRDKLFFFVGEEWKRLRAQATASTFTVPTTAMLNGDFSALCSASKDAAGNPGAFNGAGVCSAVSGSFGQLYYPGTTTPIPNNNISSLMTVDGKAIANIYKTITAGGLSYRDGGIPSNNLTLAPSNPLNFHQDLVRLDYVINQKHSLFARWIHDQNTLIDPFGTFANGGILNTTPTTRNRPGQSYLISETWTIRQNLINQVQANASWAAQRIPPYGDNWKRETYGFAFNKLYPGVGPYPNGIPIGNITNYAGFQGPNFSLMSPSTDIQVADNVTYVKGDHNMKFGVVYIRDRVDQNGRSNYTGTVTFNQNGTAAARSSNCGQAAFNTTCYSLSDAFLGNFQSYSENSADPVGHFRFNQIEGYVQDQWRVTRNLSLDLGLRYQWLQPFYAQGNNLTNFDPAVYNTANAVAVTPGGTLANPGVGNPYNGLIRVGDGVPQDQQKRVPNVNTSLFGLIPAGAPRGFYKMNGAVGPRFGFAYAADDKTSIRGGAGLFFYRPQGNLVFSQLNLPPFLQNTQFGVGNLATLNSLSASSTGLQAGISAVDPKGKSPYTWQYSLGVQRQLPAKVLIEASYVGSVAHHQLRQPNINIPDLAPVFANQNSASPNSSIAAFNPYLGFNAISSNRFDSNYNYNSLQLFASKRSGALTTTLSYTYSKALGDSSGNNITLEKWRDLQYNYGPLSNDRRQAFVASFTLQAPELKGRNFLLREIAGGWQLSGVARLQSGAYYTIQQTSTIQLGTTRADYTPGQGRVYNPHAGLCGYLNNGGGGTCNDSAKPYVTTPKAQASHYGNAPVGGVVGPGLAQTDATLSKTFPFGEIARLKLQADMFNVLNRTNFNGLNLNTSSSNYGTISSAFPPRQMQLGARILF; this is encoded by the coding sequence ATGAACACACCACGCGGTCTATGGTGCACGGTAGCACTGGTAAGCCCTCTACTTCTGATAAGTGCATCAGTGCACGCTCAAAGCAGCTTCGGTCAAATTTCAGGCGTTATCACTGACCAGACCGGTGCCGATATTCCTAACGCAAATATCTCCATCACTTCGGTCACAACTCAGGTAACGCGCACGGCAATTTCCGATTCCGGCGGGAGCTACATCGTCACAAACCTTCCCATCGGGGAATATGTCATCTCCGTCAAGCAGTCCGGCTTTCGCGAAGCGAAGCAGTCCAATGTCACCATCACCGCCGACGCGAAGGTGACCTCAAACTTTTCCCTGCAGCTCGGTCAGCTTTCCGAAGTAGTTGAAGTTCAAGGTGGCGCGATTGAAACACTGAACACCACCTCTGGTGAGGTATCCCGAGTCATCGACGCCAAGCAAGTTGAGAATCTGGCGCTGAACGGACGCAACTACACCCAGTTGCTCACACTTGTGCCCGGCGCGGTCGTGACCAATCCTGACATCTTTGCGGTTACAACATCACTCGCTTCAAACAATCAGACGATCAACGGAAACCGGTCTGACTCCAACAACCTTACTGTTGATGGAGCCTATAACCAGGTGGCAGGATCCAACGGCTCGCTCATGAACAATGTGGGCGCCGATTTCATCAGCGAAGTTAAGATCAATACCTCGAATTCGTCTGCGGAATACGGTCGAACCCAGGGACCGACGTTCAACATCGTCACAAAGAGCGGAACGAACGCGTTTCATGGTGGCGCTTTTGAGTTCCATCGCAACAACTACCTGGACGCCACGAACTATATTGCTCGCAAGAAAACGCAGCTGATCTACAACGACTTCGGCTTCTTCGTCGGCGGCCCTATCCTTCGAGACAAGCTTTTCTTCTTCGTAGGAGAAGAATGGAAGCGGCTACGCGCGCAAGCCACCGCGAGCACCTTTACAGTGCCAACAACGGCAATGTTGAACGGAGATTTCAGTGCTCTCTGCTCTGCATCTAAGGACGCCGCTGGAAATCCCGGAGCGTTCAATGGTGCAGGCGTCTGTTCGGCCGTCAGCGGTAGCTTTGGCCAGTTGTATTACCCAGGTACAACTACGCCGATACCGAACAACAACATCTCGTCGCTGATGACGGTCGACGGCAAAGCGATTGCGAATATATACAAAACGATCACTGCAGGCGGGTTGAGCTATCGTGATGGTGGCATTCCATCGAACAATCTGACGCTGGCCCCTTCCAACCCTCTGAACTTCCACCAGGACCTTGTGCGGCTGGACTACGTCATCAACCAGAAGCACTCATTGTTTGCCCGCTGGATTCATGATCAGAACACCCTGATCGATCCCTTTGGCACGTTTGCCAATGGTGGCATTCTCAACACCACTCCAACGACGCGTAACCGCCCGGGACAGAGCTACCTCATCAGCGAAACTTGGACCATTCGCCAGAACCTGATCAATCAGGTGCAGGCGAACGCCAGTTGGGCTGCGCAGCGCATCCCGCCATATGGCGATAACTGGAAGCGAGAGACCTATGGGTTCGCCTTCAACAAGCTTTATCCGGGAGTGGGCCCGTATCCAAACGGTATTCCGATCGGGAACATCACCAACTATGCGGGTTTCCAGGGCCCCAACTTCTCGCTCATGTCACCATCCACTGACATTCAGGTTGCAGACAATGTCACGTATGTGAAGGGCGATCACAATATGAAGTTCGGTGTCGTCTATATCCGCGACCGCGTGGATCAGAATGGCCGCTCCAACTACACCGGAACAGTAACCTTCAACCAGAACGGAACCGCCGCCGCCCGTTCCAGCAACTGCGGCCAGGCGGCCTTCAACACGACCTGCTATTCCCTGTCTGATGCCTTCCTGGGTAACTTCCAATCGTATTCAGAGAACAGTGCAGATCCGGTGGGCCATTTCCGCTTCAATCAGATTGAAGGCTACGTACAGGATCAATGGCGCGTCACGAGGAATCTGAGCCTTGACCTTGGGCTTCGATACCAGTGGCTCCAGCCCTTCTACGCTCAGGGAAACAACCTGACCAACTTTGATCCTGCGGTATATAACACCGCGAACGCCGTAGCAGTGACTCCCGGCGGTACGCTGGCCAACCCCGGCGTAGGCAATCCATACAACGGTCTTATCCGCGTCGGCGATGGCGTACCCCAGGATCAGCAGAAGCGGGTGCCAAATGTAAACACTTCTCTTTTCGGTCTGATTCCAGCAGGTGCGCCTCGCGGATTCTACAAGATGAATGGAGCCGTCGGACCGCGCTTCGGCTTTGCCTATGCTGCGGATGACAAGACATCAATCCGAGGCGGCGCTGGCCTCTTCTTCTATCGTCCACAAGGCAACCTGGTTTTTAGCCAGCTCAACCTGCCGCCATTCCTCCAGAACACGCAATTCGGCGTTGGCAACCTCGCAACACTGAACTCGCTTTCCGCAAGCAGTACGGGATTGCAGGCGGGCATCAGTGCCGTAGATCCCAAGGGCAAGTCTCCCTACACATGGCAGTACAGCCTGGGTGTTCAACGGCAATTGCCGGCCAAGGTTCTGATCGAAGCAAGCTACGTAGGAAGCGTGGCACATCACCAGTTGCGCCAGCCAAACATCAACATTCCTGACTTGGCGCCAGTCTTTGCCAATCAAAATTCCGCGTCACCAAATTCGTCGATCGCCGCGTTCAATCCTTACCTCGGATTCAATGCAATCAGCTCCAACCGCTTCGACTCCAATTACAACTACAACTCTCTGCAGTTGTTTGCTTCCAAGCGTAGCGGGGCGCTCACAACGACACTCTCCTACACGTATTCCAAGGCGTTGGGAGACTCCTCGGGCAACAACATCACGCTGGAAAAATGGCGTGATCTCCAATACAACTACGGCCCGCTTTCAAACGACCGCCGTCAAGCGTTCGTCGCAAGCTTCACGCTGCAGGCTCCGGAGTTGAAAGGCCGAAACTTCCTGCTGCGCGAGATCGCAGGTGGTTGGCAACTCAGCGGTGTCGCACGACTTCAAAGCGGCGCATACTACACCATCCAGCAAACATCCACTATTCAGCTCGGTACAACCCGTGCTGATTACACGCCAGGGCAAGGACGTGTCTACAACCCCCACGCGGGCCTTTGCGGCTATCTGAACAATGGCGGCGGTGGTACCTGCAACGACAGCGCAAAACCCTACGTGACCACCCCGAAGGCTCAGGCTAGTCACTACGGCAATGCGCCCGTGGGTGGGGTCGTCGGTCCGGGGCTGGCACAGACAGACGCGACCCTCTCCAAGACGTTCCCGTTTGGCGAGATCGCACGGCTCAAGTTGCAGGCTGACATGTTCAACGTTCTGAACCGGACAAACTTCAACGGACTGAATCTGAACACCAGCAGCAGTAACTACGGCACCATTTCGTCTGCATTTCCCCCGCGGCAGATGCAGCTTGGTGCACGAATTCTGTTCTAA
- a CDS encoding TonB-dependent receptor, translating into MRPIQFPSCVRKGLAQNAVRLMLLAGATAPVMLPGMMMAQAVNGSLLGTITDQSNAVVPGATVTITEVKSGATKTTKTNESGVYDFEALQPGTYQVSAVQSGFKAAKVENVAVVVNTTRRVDLSMAVGSTDESITVSAASEILKTDRADVAVDITSQQAEDLPLGTNRNVQGLVALAPGATKPHLVHSNFFNAQASLSTEVNGQSRLANNLEIEGVDDNERSGLLQVLIPPSEAIESVNVSTANYQAEFGRVGGAVMDMILKSGTNSIHGQAYEFNRISALAAKTRFQTTAMAPSVYNYTGGNIGGPIIKNKIFLFGDYLHIADHQGQFNTVSVPTAAFRAGDLSAGGTNVYDPATGNQATGTGRTQFNYQGRPNVIDPARISPIATRILAMVPLPNINGTSLTNNYSKNTHFVRTSNSFDVKADANIHNEDHLSYRYSWQKVDQNQEPIFGLAGGPAQGANNASGTQTAYNTALNYTRVFSPRLLAEVRLGLNHYRNKARQVDYGTTASSAIGIPGVNVDANTSGLTSINLGGGLPSNLVGTGASYPWDRGETNIDLVNNWSRVVGNHGIKFGIEYRRVRDDLFQGQVYGQRGVFAFTDGQTALNGGPKTGIANYMASFLLDIPGSGTGRDVGVKDASWRENQVFAYVQDTWQASPKLTLNYGVRWEFYDPPTPRKAGDYSNYDPNTNSLIVAGIGSNPMNIGLATRYRYFAPRLGVAYRTDAKTVIRAGYGISYQSWPDNLNTYATNFPLKQNNAYNPLNSYTPALRADGTPASMAGGFPAPLLANVPSNGIITNAPLAAYYAINTKWNAPYTQSFNAAVQRALPAGFVLDIAYVGNVGIRQPQYYNLNAGFVAGAGAAGQPEYAPFGRTQSTTTFAQATSNYNSLQVKLDHRFNNGLSATTSYTYQKGLGYVTSNSTGVGSTNFYINFNRNYSRLANDRTHTIVQSFIYQLPFGKGKKWVNSGFASHVAGGWQVTGVMSIETGTPFSVTASGTTLNAPSNTQVANINGKFRKTHGIGTSTTWFDTSVFSQPLTAAYGNTGQNAFVGPGFFNLDASLFRSFAMTERVILEFRAEAFSLTNTPQYGNPSSIITNSDFGQINASSGGASGNRTVELAGKIRF; encoded by the coding sequence GTGAGACCCATCCAATTCCCTTCGTGCGTGCGGAAAGGTCTGGCGCAGAATGCAGTGCGCCTGATGCTGCTGGCAGGCGCGACCGCTCCCGTGATGCTTCCAGGCATGATGATGGCGCAAGCAGTCAACGGATCATTGCTTGGAACCATCACCGATCAAAGCAATGCAGTCGTTCCCGGCGCAACCGTCACCATCACCGAAGTTAAGAGCGGCGCTACTAAGACCACCAAGACCAACGAGAGTGGTGTATATGACTTCGAAGCGCTCCAGCCCGGTACCTACCAGGTGTCTGCCGTACAGTCCGGTTTCAAGGCAGCAAAGGTTGAAAACGTAGCAGTCGTTGTGAACACCACGAGACGTGTCGATCTCTCCATGGCGGTGGGCTCAACGGACGAATCGATCACAGTAAGCGCAGCCAGTGAAATTTTGAAGACTGACCGTGCCGACGTAGCGGTGGACATCACCTCACAACAGGCGGAAGACTTGCCGCTGGGAACCAACCGCAATGTGCAGGGACTGGTTGCCCTGGCACCCGGCGCCACCAAGCCGCACTTGGTTCACTCCAACTTTTTCAACGCGCAGGCCTCGCTTTCCACGGAAGTCAATGGCCAGTCCCGACTCGCGAACAACCTTGAAATTGAAGGTGTGGACGACAACGAACGTTCCGGCCTGCTTCAGGTGCTCATCCCGCCGAGCGAAGCAATCGAAAGCGTGAACGTCTCCACCGCGAACTATCAGGCCGAGTTTGGTCGCGTGGGCGGCGCCGTCATGGACATGATCCTGAAGTCGGGTACGAACTCGATTCACGGTCAGGCGTATGAGTTCAATCGCATCAGCGCGTTGGCTGCGAAGACCCGCTTTCAGACGACGGCAATGGCGCCTTCGGTCTACAACTACACCGGTGGAAACATCGGCGGCCCCATCATCAAGAACAAGATCTTCCTATTCGGTGACTATCTTCACATCGCCGATCATCAGGGCCAGTTCAACACCGTATCGGTGCCGACTGCCGCCTTCCGCGCAGGCGATCTGTCAGCCGGTGGAACCAACGTCTACGATCCTGCCACCGGCAATCAAGCCACCGGTACAGGACGTACGCAGTTCAACTATCAGGGGCGCCCAAACGTCATCGACCCGGCACGTATCAGCCCGATCGCAACACGCATCCTCGCCATGGTGCCGTTGCCGAACATCAACGGCACGAGCCTGACGAATAACTACAGCAAGAACACACACTTCGTTCGCACATCTAATTCGTTCGACGTGAAGGCAGACGCCAACATCCACAACGAAGATCACCTCTCCTATCGCTATAGCTGGCAGAAGGTAGATCAGAATCAGGAACCGATCTTCGGACTCGCCGGCGGACCGGCACAGGGCGCAAATAACGCCAGCGGTACGCAGACGGCTTACAACACAGCGTTGAACTACACGCGCGTGTTCTCACCTCGCTTGTTGGCTGAAGTTCGACTCGGTTTGAATCACTATCGCAACAAGGCACGGCAGGTGGATTACGGTACGACCGCTTCTTCAGCTATTGGCATTCCAGGCGTCAATGTGGATGCCAACACCAGCGGTCTCACCAGTATTAACCTTGGTGGCGGTCTGCCCAGCAACCTGGTCGGTACGGGCGCTTCGTATCCGTGGGATCGTGGCGAAACGAACATCGATCTCGTAAATAACTGGAGCAGAGTGGTTGGAAACCATGGCATCAAGTTCGGCATTGAATATCGCCGCGTTCGCGATGATTTGTTCCAGGGACAGGTTTACGGACAACGAGGCGTGTTCGCGTTTACCGACGGCCAGACTGCGTTGAATGGTGGACCGAAGACAGGTATTGCCAATTACATGGCAAGCTTCCTGTTGGATATCCCGGGCAGCGGAACCGGCCGTGACGTAGGCGTAAAGGATGCGTCGTGGAGAGAGAACCAGGTCTTTGCCTATGTACAGGACACATGGCAGGCGTCGCCAAAGTTGACGTTGAACTACGGCGTGCGCTGGGAGTTCTATGATCCGCCGACTCCGCGAAAGGCTGGCGATTACTCCAACTACGATCCGAACACCAACTCACTCATTGTGGCTGGCATCGGCTCCAATCCTATGAACATTGGCTTGGCGACACGTTACCGGTATTTCGCACCCCGCCTCGGTGTTGCATATCGTACGGATGCCAAGACTGTTATCCGTGCGGGTTACGGCATCAGCTACCAGTCGTGGCCAGATAACCTGAACACGTACGCGACGAACTTCCCGCTGAAGCAGAACAACGCGTACAACCCGTTGAACAGCTATACGCCGGCACTCCGCGCTGATGGCACACCGGCCTCCATGGCTGGTGGCTTCCCTGCTCCGTTGCTGGCAAACGTACCGAGCAACGGCATCATCACCAACGCGCCATTGGCAGCGTACTACGCGATCAACACAAAGTGGAATGCCCCGTACACACAGTCCTTCAATGCCGCAGTTCAACGCGCGTTGCCCGCTGGATTCGTGTTGGATATTGCATACGTTGGCAACGTAGGCATTCGTCAGCCGCAGTACTACAACCTGAACGCAGGCTTCGTTGCTGGGGCCGGTGCTGCGGGCCAGCCGGAGTACGCTCCCTTCGGCAGAACGCAATCCACCACAACCTTCGCGCAGGCAACTTCCAACTACAATTCGCTGCAGGTAAAGCTGGACCACAGATTTAACAATGGCCTTTCAGCAACAACCTCTTACACGTATCAGAAGGGTCTTGGTTACGTAACGTCTAACAGCACGGGTGTCGGCAGCACGAACTTCTACATCAACTTCAACCGCAACTACTCGCGCCTGGCGAACGACAGAACCCACACAATCGTCCAGAGCTTCATCTATCAGCTCCCCTTCGGTAAAGGGAAGAAGTGGGTGAACTCGGGTTTTGCCAGTCACGTCGCAGGCGGCTGGCAGGTTACGGGCGTGATGTCGATTGAGACAGGCACTCCGTTTTCTGTAACTGCCAGCGGCACCACTCTGAATGCACCGAGCAATACACAGGTGGCAAACATCAATGGCAAGTTCCGCAAGACGCACGGCATTGGCACAAGCACAACATGGTTTGATACCTCGGTGTTCAGCCAGCCTTTGACCGCAGCCTACGGCAACACGGGACAGAATGCGTTTGTCGGACCTGGCTTCTTCAACCTGGATGCATCGCTGTTCCGTTCCTTCGCTATGACGGAGCGAGTCATCCTGGAATTCCGTGCAGAAGCCTTCAGCCTCACCAATACGCCGCAGTATGGAAACCCCAGCAGCATCATAACGAACTCTGACTTCGGACAGATCAACGCCTCAAGCGGCGGCGCATCGGGTAACCGTACCGTCGAACTTGCTGGCAAGATACGGTTCTAA